A DNA window from Citrobacter tructae contains the following coding sequences:
- a CDS encoding PLP-dependent aminotransferase family protein produces the protein MRSLAGDVIKHAFSQQADEKLHRRLYAAICSCILEGNLKPATRMPPSRDLAGELGLSRNTVLRVYEQLQAEGYISARTSSGTFVTDSVLDNLELRPDIQATPPAQEDRTSLSARSLELLGNASASPRQWGAFIPGVPDVQHFPHRTLKKIQDRLARRLRPEFLTYDAAGGDGELKEALADYLRTARGVRCSPDQILITEGIHQALDLVTRTLCNPGDNAWIEEPGYWGIKNILRINAVNFSAIAVDEQGIVPPVASETAPKLIFVTPSHQYPLGSVMSLNRRRQLLFRARETHSWIVEDDYDSEFRFSGQPIPSLQGLEEESPVIYIGTFSKTLYPALRLGYVVLPKPLAAPLKKVHNDLYRGGHLLIQAALAEFIREGYYAAHIRKMRQLYSRRRQTLVELIATQLGESYLGPFNSNAGLHLILQLPAHVDDSTIAQLANTEGLLVRPLSRYYVNEEKRSGLLLGFASIEEHEMAAAFSRLADIIHANGG, from the coding sequence ATGCGTTCACTTGCCGGAGATGTGATCAAGCATGCATTTAGCCAGCAAGCCGACGAGAAACTGCACCGGCGTTTGTATGCCGCCATCTGCAGCTGCATTCTTGAAGGCAACCTGAAACCCGCCACCCGCATGCCGCCTTCGCGCGATCTGGCGGGCGAACTGGGGTTATCGCGCAATACCGTTTTGCGTGTGTATGAGCAACTTCAGGCTGAAGGGTATATTTCTGCACGCACCAGCAGCGGCACATTTGTCACCGACAGCGTGCTGGACAATCTCGAGCTGCGGCCCGACATACAAGCCACGCCCCCTGCACAGGAAGACCGCACCAGCCTGTCTGCCCGGAGCCTTGAGTTGCTCGGTAACGCCAGCGCCAGCCCGCGCCAATGGGGCGCGTTTATTCCAGGCGTTCCTGATGTGCAACATTTCCCCCACCGCACGCTTAAAAAAATTCAGGATCGACTGGCACGACGACTGCGCCCCGAATTTCTCACCTATGATGCGGCGGGTGGCGACGGTGAACTGAAAGAAGCACTGGCGGATTATCTACGTACCGCGCGCGGCGTCAGGTGCTCTCCTGACCAGATACTGATCACCGAAGGCATCCACCAGGCGCTGGATTTAGTGACGCGCACTCTGTGTAACCCTGGCGATAACGCCTGGATTGAAGAGCCGGGCTACTGGGGAATCAAAAATATTCTGCGCATCAACGCGGTTAACTTCTCGGCCATTGCGGTTGATGAACAAGGCATAGTACCTCCGGTAGCATCTGAGACCGCCCCGAAGTTGATTTTTGTGACACCGTCACATCAGTACCCGCTTGGGTCGGTGATGAGCCTGAATCGTCGACGGCAGTTGCTGTTTCGGGCACGTGAAACGCACAGTTGGATAGTAGAAGATGACTACGACAGCGAGTTTCGCTTTTCAGGTCAACCCATTCCTTCACTGCAAGGACTGGAAGAAGAGAGTCCGGTTATCTACATCGGTACATTCAGTAAAACGCTCTATCCCGCCCTCCGACTCGGGTATGTCGTACTGCCTAAACCACTCGCCGCACCGCTGAAAAAAGTCCATAACGACCTCTATCGCGGCGGACACCTTCTGATTCAGGCCGCGCTGGCGGAGTTTATCCGCGAGGGCTACTACGCCGCGCACATCCGTAAAATGCGCCAGCTGTACAGCCGCCGTCGCCAAACGCTGGTGGAACTGATCGCGACGCAACTCGGAGAGTCGTATCTGGGACCGTTCAACAGCAACGCCGGGCTGCATCTGATTTTACAGCTTCCAGCCCATGTCGACGACAGCACGATTGCGCAGCTGGCGAATACGGAAGGGTTATTGGTACGACC
- the puuE gene encoding 4-aminobutyrate transaminase, with product MNNKNLQQRRLDATPRGVGVMCDFFAQSAENSTITDIEGNQYIDFAAGIAVLNTGHRHPRMVQAVEAQLQAFTHTAYQIVPYESYVSLAEKINAAAPIDGLRKTTFFTTGAEAVENAVKIARAHTGRPGVIAFGGGFHGRTYMTMALTGKVAPYKKGFGPFPGSVYHAPYPSALQGITTADSVKAIERLFKADIDPGQVAAIIFEPVQGEGGFVVAPPEFVAAIRRICDEHGIVMIADEVQSGFARTGELFAMDHYAHKADLMTMAKSLAGGMPLSGVVGKAEIMDAPAPGGLGGTYAGNPLAVAAAHAVLDIIHDEQLCQRAAALGEQLRAALTDARAWCPELAEVRGLGSMIAAEFCDATTGEPSAAMAQRVQKKALEQGLLLLTCGQYGNVIRFLYPLTIPQDQFVKALDIIKSVTKS from the coding sequence ATGAACAATAAAAACCTGCAACAACGTCGTCTGGATGCTACCCCGCGTGGCGTAGGCGTAATGTGTGACTTTTTCGCCCAGTCGGCAGAAAACAGCACCATTACCGATATCGAAGGCAATCAGTATATTGATTTTGCTGCCGGGATTGCTGTACTGAATACCGGACACCGTCACCCTCGTATGGTGCAGGCAGTTGAAGCGCAACTTCAGGCCTTCACCCACACGGCGTATCAGATTGTCCCGTACGAAAGTTATGTCTCGCTGGCTGAGAAAATCAATGCGGCCGCGCCGATTGACGGTTTGCGTAAAACCACGTTCTTCACGACCGGCGCAGAAGCCGTAGAAAACGCGGTGAAAATTGCCCGCGCTCACACCGGTCGTCCTGGCGTGATTGCTTTTGGCGGCGGTTTCCATGGTCGTACATACATGACGATGGCGCTGACCGGTAAGGTCGCACCGTATAAAAAGGGATTCGGGCCGTTCCCGGGCTCCGTTTACCATGCGCCGTATCCTTCTGCGTTGCAGGGCATAACCACTGCAGATTCGGTAAAAGCTATCGAGCGCCTGTTTAAAGCCGATATCGATCCGGGCCAGGTCGCCGCGATTATCTTTGAACCCGTCCAGGGAGAAGGGGGCTTTGTTGTGGCTCCGCCTGAGTTCGTCGCCGCCATTCGCCGTATCTGCGATGAGCACGGTATTGTGATGATTGCTGATGAAGTCCAGAGCGGTTTTGCCCGCACCGGTGAACTGTTTGCCATGGACCATTACGCCCACAAAGCGGATCTGATGACCATGGCGAAAAGCCTGGCAGGCGGCATGCCGCTGTCCGGCGTGGTCGGTAAGGCCGAAATAATGGATGCCCCTGCGCCGGGAGGATTGGGCGGTACCTACGCCGGGAACCCGTTAGCCGTGGCGGCTGCCCATGCGGTACTCGATATTATTCATGATGAACAACTGTGCCAGCGGGCCGCGGCACTGGGTGAACAACTGCGCGCCGCGTTGACCGATGCTCGTGCGTGGTGTCCTGAACTGGCCGAAGTGCGTGGATTGGGGTCGATGATTGCCGCTGAGTTTTGCGATGCCACCACGGGTGAGCCTTCTGCAGCTATGGCGCAACGCGTGCAGAAGAAAGCCCTTGAGCAGGGGCTGCTGCTGTTAACCTGCGGCCAGTACGGCAACGTGATCCGTTTCCTGTACCCGCTAACTATTCCGCAAGATCAGTTTGTAAAAGCGCTGGATATTATTAAATCTGTCACGAAATCGTGA
- a CDS encoding ABC transporter substrate-binding protein produces the protein MLTLRSFMLVCASMFFAFSAQADRTVTDQLGRQVTIPDHVDKVVVLQHQTLNILVQLDAAQDIVGVMSSWKKQLGPEFARFMPTIVALPTPGDLTSVNIESLLAIHPQVVFVANYAPAEMLQQIQNAGIPVVAISLRQDVAGQQNKMNPTMVDEEQAYNDGLKQGIRLIADVVGRKPQAETLINYVFTAREKFNAPVAAIPQAQKVRIYMANPDLMTYGSGKYTGLMMQHAGGLNVAAASVKGARQVSLEQVLAWDPQVIFVQDRYPQVVTEILNDPNWQGIDAVKNHRVWLMPEYAKAWGYPMPEALAIGELWMAKKLYPNAYENVDVDAQAQDYYSRFYRVNWQSDAGK, from the coding sequence ATGTTAACTCTTCGTTCTTTTATGCTGGTATGCGCCAGCATGTTCTTCGCGTTTTCAGCGCAGGCAGATCGCACGGTAACCGATCAGCTTGGTCGACAGGTTACGATTCCAGACCACGTCGACAAGGTGGTGGTGCTGCAACACCAGACGCTGAATATTCTGGTTCAACTGGACGCTGCGCAGGATATTGTCGGTGTGATGTCGAGCTGGAAAAAACAGCTCGGGCCTGAGTTCGCCCGCTTTATGCCGACGATTGTCGCATTGCCGACACCGGGCGATCTGACCAGCGTGAACATCGAAAGCCTGCTGGCGATTCACCCGCAGGTGGTGTTTGTTGCCAACTATGCGCCCGCCGAAATGCTCCAACAGATTCAGAATGCGGGTATCCCGGTGGTGGCTATCTCATTGCGCCAGGATGTCGCCGGGCAGCAGAACAAAATGAACCCGACCATGGTTGATGAAGAGCAGGCCTATAACGACGGGTTAAAGCAGGGGATTCGCCTGATTGCCGATGTAGTCGGACGCAAACCGCAGGCTGAAACGCTAATCAACTATGTGTTTACGGCGCGGGAAAAATTCAATGCGCCGGTGGCCGCGATCCCACAGGCGCAAAAAGTCCGTATCTATATGGCGAATCCCGATCTCATGACCTATGGCTCCGGGAAGTATACGGGACTGATGATGCAGCATGCCGGCGGGTTAAACGTGGCGGCGGCAAGCGTTAAAGGTGCACGACAGGTTTCGCTGGAACAGGTATTAGCGTGGGATCCGCAGGTTATTTTTGTCCAGGATCGCTACCCACAGGTAGTGACGGAGATCCTAAACGATCCCAACTGGCAGGGTATTGACGCGGTGAAAAATCATCGCGTCTGGCTGATGCCGGAATACGCCAAAGCTTGGGGATATCCGATGCCTGAAGCGCTGGCGATTGGTGAACTCTGGATGGCGAAAAAACTCTATCCGAATGCCTATGAAAATGTCGATGTTGATGCTCAGGCACAGGATTACTACTCGCGTTTTTATCGCGTAAATTGGCAGTCTGATGCCGGTAAGTGA
- a CDS encoding FecCD family ABC transporter permease: MLIALVLLMGVGSLCVGQYPLSLRDVFYQLSHYADTQSMAHQIVWTVRLPRILIALLAGGALGLCGATLQGVFHNPLVDPHIIGVTSGSAFGGTLAILLGLDPFLMMGSTFFFGLAALILVYTIAALQGLENTLVLILSGIILSGFFAALVSLIQYQADTEETLPNIVFWLLGSFATANWHKVWLLAVPVGIAATVLYRLRWRINLLSLNDKDAKALGVAVVPLRRSVLVCCAFLVAAQVSVSGSIAWVGLVIPHLARLLVGVDHRRLLPCAFWLGGGFMIAVDDIARTLLHAEIPLGIITALLGAPLFAFLLIQSSRRGK, from the coding sequence ATGCTCATTGCTTTGGTACTACTGATGGGCGTTGGATCGCTGTGTGTTGGGCAATATCCGCTGTCGCTGCGCGATGTGTTTTATCAGTTGAGCCATTATGCAGATACGCAGAGTATGGCGCACCAGATTGTCTGGACCGTCAGACTCCCGCGTATTCTGATAGCGTTGCTGGCGGGCGGCGCGCTGGGATTATGCGGGGCTACACTACAAGGGGTCTTTCATAACCCGTTGGTGGATCCGCACATTATCGGGGTGACCTCCGGTTCAGCATTTGGCGGCACGCTGGCGATTTTGCTTGGGCTGGATCCTTTCCTGATGATGGGGTCCACGTTCTTCTTTGGTCTGGCGGCATTAATTTTGGTGTACACCATTGCCGCGTTGCAGGGGCTGGAGAACACGCTTGTACTGATTCTCTCGGGTATTATTTTGAGCGGTTTTTTTGCCGCGCTGGTGAGTCTGATTCAATACCAGGCCGATACCGAAGAGACGTTGCCTAACATTGTGTTCTGGTTGCTGGGCAGTTTTGCGACCGCCAACTGGCATAAAGTGTGGCTGCTGGCGGTTCCGGTTGGCATTGCGGCCACGGTGTTGTACCGGTTGCGCTGGCGAATCAACCTGTTATCGCTCAACGATAAAGATGCCAAAGCGCTCGGGGTCGCGGTCGTTCCTCTGCGGCGCAGTGTGTTGGTGTGCTGCGCATTTCTTGTTGCGGCGCAGGTCTCTGTCAGCGGCAGTATCGCCTGGGTTGGTCTGGTGATCCCGCATCTGGCGCGTCTGTTGGTGGGCGTTGATCACCGCCGTTTGCTGCCCTGTGCCTTCTGGCTGGGCGGTGGCTTTATGATTGCGGTTGATGATATTGCCCGTACGCTGCTGCATGCCGAAATTCCGTTAGGGATCATCACCGCATTGCTCGGTGCGCCACTGTTTGCCTTTTTGCTTATCCAATCCAGCCGCCGGGGGAAATGA
- a CDS encoding ABC transporter ATP-binding protein: MTGAALNVNQLEYGYQRPLFAPLTLRCEKGDIWAVLGRNGLGKSTLLDTLTGTLPSLGGSIRSDGGIGIVAQYTHLPFPYTVSDVVLMGRAQHVKLFAQPGQQDKTRASQALEQLNIAHLASCTFSSLSGGQQQLVMIARALVTDCQTLLLDEPCSALDLANQQVVLQLISDLASHQGCSILFSTHDPLHALQIASHTLLLLPQGRWLAGPTQDILTEDNLFQAYGLPLRKFSVESHRTPFIAPLFTIRR; this comes from the coding sequence ATGACAGGTGCAGCACTTAACGTAAATCAACTGGAGTATGGCTACCAAAGGCCGTTGTTCGCACCGCTCACGTTGCGTTGTGAGAAAGGCGATATCTGGGCTGTGCTCGGGCGTAACGGTTTGGGGAAGAGCACGCTTCTGGACACGTTGACCGGTACGCTACCGTCGCTTGGCGGGAGTATACGCAGTGACGGTGGAATCGGTATTGTGGCGCAGTATACGCACCTACCGTTTCCCTATACCGTAAGCGACGTCGTGCTGATGGGGCGCGCGCAGCATGTGAAGTTGTTTGCTCAACCCGGCCAGCAGGATAAAACGCGGGCGTCGCAGGCGCTGGAGCAGCTCAACATTGCGCATCTTGCGTCCTGTACCTTTAGTTCGCTTTCCGGTGGGCAGCAACAGTTGGTGATGATCGCCCGGGCGCTGGTTACGGATTGCCAGACGCTGCTGCTTGATGAGCCCTGTTCCGCGCTGGATTTAGCCAATCAGCAGGTAGTGCTGCAGCTTATTAGCGATCTGGCATCTCATCAGGGATGCAGCATCCTTTTTTCGACTCACGATCCTCTACATGCGTTACAGATAGCCAGTCATACGCTGTTGCTCTTGCCGCAGGGGAGATGGCTGGCGGGGCCAACGCAGGATATTCTGACAGAAGATAATTTGTTCCAGGCGTATGGTTTACCGCTGCGAAAATTCAGCGTGGAATCCCACCGCACGCCGTTCATCGCGCCGTTGTTTACGATCCGCCGTTAA
- a CDS encoding substrate-binding domain-containing protein: MPLSITLFAAGSLRLAFTPLINQFTRLSGINVSVEYGPAGLLRERIEAGEPCALFASANRAHPQQLLASGQAMSAQTFCWNQLSLATHKTGEWLELLRDPTLRIGTSTPGCDPSGDYTWAFFDNLDVLEPGLGERLRERAIPLVGGRDTLSIPKGELASAWIIRQGLADLFIGYAHYAKMLAGQPGIRCVTIPTEYNVHCEYQLAVLDASKNVMALVDFILGRDGQEFLTAAGFEPINGGS, translated from the coding sequence ATGCCACTCTCGATCACATTATTCGCTGCTGGCAGTTTACGACTGGCCTTTACCCCATTGATAAACCAGTTCACGCGTCTTAGCGGAATAAATGTTTCCGTTGAATACGGCCCGGCCGGATTATTACGCGAACGAATAGAAGCAGGTGAACCTTGCGCATTATTTGCCTCGGCCAATCGGGCGCACCCGCAGCAGTTGCTGGCAAGTGGTCAGGCGATGTCCGCGCAGACCTTTTGCTGGAATCAACTCAGCCTCGCCACCCACAAAACCGGTGAATGGCTGGAATTATTACGCGATCCAACCCTGCGTATTGGGACCTCAACCCCCGGCTGCGACCCTTCAGGGGATTATACCTGGGCATTTTTCGACAACCTGGATGTACTCGAGCCCGGCCTTGGAGAACGCCTGCGCGAACGCGCCATTCCGCTGGTCGGCGGCCGCGACACGCTCAGCATACCAAAAGGTGAACTGGCAAGCGCATGGATTATTCGCCAGGGGTTGGCGGATCTGTTTATTGGCTACGCACACTATGCAAAAATGCTTGCCGGGCAGCCCGGTATTCGCTGCGTTACGATTCCGACAGAATATAACGTTCACTGTGAATATCAGTTGGCGGTGCTCGATGCGTCTAAAAACGTCATGGCGCTTGTTGATTTTATTCTCGGGCGCGACGGACAAGAATTTTTAACCGCAGCCGGTTTCGAACCGATTAACGGCGGATCGTAA
- a CDS encoding EAL domain-containing protein, whose amino-acid sequence MIILQNALNVRPLKTCLTRAIAASLLFLTFGIGITLWITFKNVTQDSKKEVQNAQQSIDRSFDTTRQIASTATDSLGKPCRNVIKKLRMLIETSSEISSIELAHGNRIYCSTLLIPGKEHIDFDSKSKNQFYLIKDDASQQEQPHIVYQEVFGNDVIEIKLSGHHLVAELDELGINSPLNVVIGTNNWQYKSASVDESRFFDISKNIEQASTKHPFRVITSMSLTDYAENIRRYSLPNVITWAFFSLVLGCWVFKKTKQATLPRQKLLRALAERQFIPFIQPVVDAQDERWTGCEILMRWQHPRHGIISPDIFIPIAEKCDLLVPMTRALMMQIREQFVPLKHLLPKDFHFAFNISARHCSDFTLVDDCRDFIGAFDGYPITLILELTEQELLVADDVARKLFAELHNLGVIIAIDDFGTGNSNLRYLQKLKIDFLKIDKSFVSMIETDPPSRHIVDNIIDLAARLNLSLVAEGVEDKFQASYLQSCGVDYLQGYLYSKPISVNDFIATLLRKIEQYNIKQ is encoded by the coding sequence ATGATAATATTGCAAAATGCATTAAACGTTCGTCCGCTTAAAACCTGTCTGACGCGTGCAATCGCAGCCAGTCTTTTATTTCTCACTTTTGGGATTGGTATTACGCTTTGGATCACGTTTAAAAACGTCACCCAGGATTCTAAAAAAGAGGTTCAAAATGCTCAACAATCCATTGATCGCTCCTTCGACACCACACGCCAGATAGCCTCAACAGCCACTGATAGTCTGGGGAAGCCGTGCAGGAATGTCATAAAGAAACTCAGAATGCTGATCGAAACTTCATCAGAAATAAGCAGTATTGAACTTGCTCATGGAAATCGTATTTATTGCTCCACGCTTCTTATTCCAGGTAAAGAGCACATTGATTTTGATAGCAAATCAAAAAATCAGTTTTATCTGATTAAAGACGATGCTTCGCAGCAGGAACAACCTCACATTGTTTACCAGGAAGTTTTCGGTAACGATGTCATTGAGATAAAACTCTCTGGTCATCATTTGGTTGCAGAACTTGACGAGTTGGGTATCAATTCACCTTTAAATGTCGTTATTGGTACAAACAACTGGCAGTATAAATCTGCCTCGGTTGATGAAAGCCGGTTTTTTGACATATCCAAAAACATAGAACAGGCATCAACCAAACACCCCTTTCGGGTTATTACTAGCATGTCTTTAACTGATTATGCGGAAAATATCAGGCGTTATTCATTACCGAATGTCATTACATGGGCTTTTTTTAGTCTGGTTCTTGGTTGCTGGGTATTTAAGAAAACAAAGCAAGCCACACTTCCCCGGCAAAAATTACTGCGCGCGCTCGCAGAGCGGCAGTTCATCCCGTTTATACAACCTGTCGTAGATGCACAAGATGAACGCTGGACTGGATGTGAAATCCTTATGCGCTGGCAGCATCCACGTCATGGCATCATTTCTCCGGATATATTTATACCGATAGCAGAAAAGTGCGACCTTCTTGTACCTATGACGCGAGCGCTGATGATGCAAATTCGCGAACAATTTGTACCACTGAAGCATCTACTGCCTAAGGATTTCCATTTTGCTTTTAATATCAGTGCCAGACATTGCAGTGATTTCACTTTGGTGGATGATTGTCGGGATTTTATTGGCGCTTTCGACGGCTATCCTATTACGCTGATACTGGAACTGACTGAGCAAGAGTTACTGGTTGCTGACGACGTTGCCCGTAAACTGTTCGCAGAACTTCATAACCTGGGAGTGATCATTGCGATTGATGATTTCGGTACGGGCAATTCGAACTTAAGATACCTGCAGAAATTGAAAATCGACTTTCTTAAGATCGACAAGAGTTTCGTAAGTATGATTGAAACCGACCCTCCTTCACGCCATATCGTTGATAACATCATCGATCTTGCTGCGCGCCTGAACCTCTCGTTGGTGGCTGAAGGTGTGGAAGATAAATTTCAGGCCTCATATCTGCAAAGTTGTGGCGTTGATTACCTGCAAGGCTACTTATACAGTAAACCCATATCTGTAAATGATTTTATTGCAACACTGTTGCGGAAAATTGAACAATATAATATTAAACAATAG
- a CDS encoding helix-turn-helix domain-containing protein: protein MDCSFKYRRLLEVDFRSIIVFIAFVETGSLYSASLILGCSPSSVSIHLKRVRHYFNEPLFIREGRNLEPTEYAINLSQQLKTLFITFDTFVTESKD from the coding sequence ATGGATTGTAGTTTTAAATATCGTCGTCTTTTGGAGGTCGATTTTCGATCGATAATTGTTTTTATTGCATTTGTTGAAACAGGAAGCTTATACAGTGCATCATTGATTCTGGGCTGCTCTCCATCGTCAGTGAGTATCCATCTGAAGCGAGTCAGGCATTACTTTAATGAACCCTTATTCATTCGGGAGGGGCGAAATCTTGAACCTACTGAATATGCTATTAATTTAAGCCAACAACTGAAAACCCTATTCATCACTTTCGACACATTTGTTACGGAAAGCAAAGATTAA
- a CDS encoding response regulator transcription factor, producing MQSLFFPFNRVLVMDSVYLSAVGICALVDNYSGQAVSFRVSTFSALKTQLKVSVAAGEQVLVITELVSGSEPLYEGLQFLDNIKEGVQAGHYKVVVCTALSDPFLLSAVIEREPHVIVHRDESLDVLIRLISLTKNKKNLTILSPLILDKIEKIRGIRLTQRELEWLVIQTEKMGLIETARRMGIHYKTAATYRKKISKRMNINIREMDSMLAKL from the coding sequence ATGCAATCTTTGTTTTTTCCTTTTAATCGTGTGTTAGTTATGGACAGTGTTTATTTAAGTGCTGTAGGAATTTGCGCACTTGTTGATAACTATTCCGGCCAGGCAGTGAGTTTTAGAGTATCCACGTTTTCTGCATTAAAAACACAGCTTAAGGTGAGTGTTGCTGCGGGAGAACAGGTTCTGGTCATTACTGAACTGGTGAGCGGCAGCGAACCTCTGTATGAAGGCTTGCAATTTCTGGACAACATTAAAGAGGGTGTACAGGCAGGCCATTATAAAGTGGTGGTCTGTACGGCATTGTCTGATCCTTTTTTATTATCCGCTGTAATTGAGCGTGAACCCCATGTCATCGTGCATCGCGATGAATCGTTGGATGTGCTAATCCGCCTGATATCTCTAACTAAAAACAAGAAGAATCTCACCATTCTTAGCCCTCTGATATTAGACAAAATCGAAAAGATCAGAGGAATCAGACTCACACAGCGAGAGCTGGAGTGGTTAGTTATCCAGACGGAAAAAATGGGGCTGATAGAAACAGCCCGGCGGATGGGTATTCATTACAAAACCGCTGCGACCTACCGTAAAAAAATATCTAAACGCATGAATATTAATATCCGTGAAATGGATTCGATGCTGGCAAAGCTTTGA